The following proteins come from a genomic window of Syntrophorhabdales bacterium:
- a CDS encoding pentapeptide repeat-containing protein — MRVSKSAFVFCFLFAAFSLAPAVSSAYNRTALEMLLGERQCPRCDLSYAPLPNSSLSGANLSYANLSAANLAGSDLSGANLYGSYLSGAILYNANLSGANLSHADVSGATVSRANLSGANLSGVNLTSANLSDTNLSGVNLSNANLANSDLSGSDLSGAYLSGATWLDGITQCSYDSIGECSSWSGKIGQ; from the coding sequence ATGAGGGTTTCAAAGAGCGCGTTTGTTTTCTGTTTTCTTTTTGCAGCTTTTTCCTTAGCGCCTGCTGTGTCATCTGCCTACAATCGAACAGCACTGGAGATGCTCCTGGGAGAGAGGCAGTGTCCTCGCTGTGACCTGAGCTATGCCCCTCTGCCCAACTCCAGCCTCTCCGGCGCCAACCTCTCGTATGCCAATTTGTCGGCTGCCAACCTCGCCGGGTCAGACCTCTCCGGTGCCAATCTGTACGGCTCGTATCTCTCCGGCGCCATCCTGTACAATGCCAACCTATCGGGTGCTAACCTGTCCCATGCGGATGTTTCCGGTGCGACCGTTTCCAGGGCCAATCTCTCCGGAGCCAATCTTTCAGGAGTCAATCTCACCAGTGCTAATCTCTCTGATACCAACCTGTCGGGCGTGAACCTTTCCAATGCAAATCTCGCAAACTCCGACCTCTCCGGGTCGGACCTCTCCGGCGCTTACTTGTCAGGGGCGACCTGGCTGGATGGAATCACCCAATGTTCGTACGACTCGATCGGAGAGTGCTCAAGCTGGAGCGGGAAGATAGGGCAATAA
- a CDS encoding HDOD domain-containing protein gives MLDVEAVRAKVERTNAIPTIPLVIKKILMAVENPSTSPAAVSKLVSSDPALTARVLKVINAAMYGFVARISSVNQAVVLLGMNLVRALLLGISMFEMMEQAAMGLWKHSLGCAIIAKMLAQKKGMFDPEEASVAGLLHDIGKVVLSVQYPKEYQAAVAAAQEKSVFLTETEAEIFGMSHATAGAYFANTWRLPKFLVESIRSHHLPPLTKSFPVHAATVHMADVLVKAYNVGYSGDPFVPAVHATAWELFNLNEAQMKDLFSEISDLLAQVDDFFKASKR, from the coding sequence ATGCTTGATGTGGAAGCGGTACGGGCCAAAGTAGAAAGAACGAACGCTATTCCCACGATCCCCCTCGTCATCAAGAAGATTCTGATGGCTGTCGAAAATCCTTCTACCTCGCCCGCAGCCGTGAGCAAGCTGGTGTCGAGCGATCCCGCACTCACGGCCAGGGTCCTGAAGGTTATCAACGCAGCGATGTACGGGTTCGTCGCGCGTATTTCTTCGGTGAACCAGGCTGTCGTGCTCCTCGGCATGAACCTTGTGCGGGCATTGCTCCTAGGCATCTCCATGTTTGAGATGATGGAACAGGCTGCGATGGGTTTGTGGAAGCATTCCCTCGGCTGCGCCATAATAGCGAAAATGCTTGCTCAAAAGAAAGGCATGTTTGATCCGGAGGAAGCCTCTGTTGCCGGACTCCTGCACGACATCGGCAAGGTTGTGCTCAGCGTCCAGTATCCGAAAGAGTACCAGGCGGCAGTTGCTGCAGCCCAGGAGAAAAGCGTCTTTCTAACCGAGACGGAGGCGGAAATATTCGGCATGAGTCATGCGACGGCCGGCGCGTATTTTGCCAATACCTGGCGTCTGCCGAAATTCCTGGTTGAATCGATCCGCTCTCACCACCTGCCGCCTCTCACAAAATCGTTTCCGGTTCATGCGGCGACAGTACACATGGCCGACGTGTTGGTGAAGGCTTACAATGTAGGTTATTCGGGCGATCCCTTTGTTCCGGCTGTTCATGCAACCGCATGGGAGCTCTTCAATCTCAATGAAGCCCAGATGAAAGACCTGTTCTCAGAAATAAGTGATTTGCTCGCCCAGGTCGACGATTTTTTCAAAGCCTCTAAGCGTTGA
- a CDS encoding DUF2848 family protein, giving the protein MKGLELSVVTGASSIPLQFRVKRMVNGGYVGRDVEAVKAHLAELSREGVPAPPSVPMIFPVLSDNITADDRIEVIGNKTSGEAEFVLLFDAENIFVGVGSDHTDRELERESIVMSKQVCPNVLSPQVWKYDDVEEGWDDLTIQGWVKPRDAEEWLLYQKAPLGTIISARDLIGLVKPAIKDGGVEGLVIFSGTVPILTREMVFGSAFRAELIDARRDRKLRCEYRVVVLDYLKGY; this is encoded by the coding sequence ATGAAAGGTTTGGAACTGAGTGTTGTGACCGGCGCTTCAAGTATTCCCCTGCAGTTCAGGGTTAAACGCATGGTCAACGGAGGGTACGTGGGCAGAGACGTTGAGGCGGTCAAGGCTCACCTCGCAGAACTGAGTCGTGAAGGCGTACCTGCTCCTCCATCAGTTCCCATGATCTTCCCCGTGTTGAGTGACAATATCACCGCGGATGACCGGATAGAAGTAATAGGTAATAAGACCTCAGGTGAAGCAGAGTTCGTGCTACTGTTCGACGCAGAAAATATTTTCGTTGGCGTGGGAAGCGATCACACGGACAGAGAACTCGAGCGGGAAAGCATCGTGATGTCAAAACAGGTCTGTCCAAACGTGCTCTCCCCACAGGTCTGGAAATACGATGATGTTGAAGAGGGATGGGATGATCTGACCATTCAGGGCTGGGTTAAACCTCGGGATGCTGAGGAGTGGCTGCTCTATCAGAAAGCGCCTCTGGGCACCATCATATCCGCTCGCGATCTTATCGGTCTCGTGAAACCAGCGATAAAAGACGGCGGGGTGGAGGGGCTTGTCATCTTCTCCGGAACAGTCCCTATCCTGACGCGAGAGATGGTATTCGGCTCCGCGTTTCGAGCCGAATTGATTGACGCACGAAGGGACAGAAAACTACGCTGCGAGTACCGGGTGGTCGTGCTCGACTATCTGAAAGGGTACTGA
- a CDS encoding Rrf2 family transcriptional regulator: protein MLKITADTDCGVMALFDIAYHSGGSLTQTKEIAARQGLSEGHIEQVFQRLKRARLVRSLRGPAGGYHLARADVEITIGDVVRAVDGPVRLVVCLRDDCKPGKRCERIDSCVTRGVWQAASNILMEVFDSVTLADLCERARAFGIERAIDRALLYVI from the coding sequence ATGCTCAAAATAACCGCTGACACTGACTGTGGCGTCATGGCACTTTTTGACATTGCCTACCATTCCGGCGGATCTCTTACACAGACGAAAGAGATCGCAGCACGGCAGGGGCTGTCGGAAGGGCACATCGAACAGGTGTTCCAGAGGTTGAAGCGGGCACGCCTGGTGAGGAGCTTGAGGGGGCCTGCGGGTGGATATCACCTTGCGAGGGCCGATGTCGAAATAACCATAGGCGATGTTGTCAGGGCAGTTGATGGACCGGTTCGGCTTGTGGTGTGCCTGCGAGACGATTGTAAACCAGGAAAGCGTTGCGAAAGGATCGATTCCTGCGTCACTCGAGGCGTCTGGCAGGCCGCATCAAATATTCTCATGGAAGTTTTCGATTCCGTGACACTGGCCGATCTGTGCGAACGCGCAAGGGCGTTCGGGATAGAGAGGGCTATAGACCGGGCATTGCTCTATGTTATCTGA